The following coding sequences lie in one Rhodohalobacter barkolensis genomic window:
- a CDS encoding transglycosylase domain-containing protein, translating to MKSNSYASFPLWKKVLSAAVLAPVVIFLFIFLLTLSGVFGPVPGTKELSQLDLDNATVLISSDGVQMGSFRDQNRVYVPLDEISPNMVDALLAIEDIRFRSHNGVDYRALARVFVKTILMGQNTGGGSTLTQQLAKNLYPREGNGGLMLVTDKLREMIIANRIESVYSKDEILELYLNNVSFGEDTFGIEMASYRFFSKSSADLNLNEAATLAGVLKATTYYNPHRNPDRAQTRRNLVLLQMEKYGLIESDQVSEWINRELPVDYDRSAGIQNIAPYFKVQIQKELESILDTLGTKQELGNDLSNNGLTVHTSLDTRIQRAAEVAVKNQMKQLQAIFDREIDNRPIFGEEDPEVLQVWRRSESYQRLQAEGISEEEIEQILHEPVPSLLYSWDGYRKTEISPYDEIRYYLSFLNAGFYAIHPENGHVLAWVGGIDYRHFPYDQVLASRQPGSAFKPILYAAAIESGRTPCDYQRNMLAQYAEYDDWTPRNNDQEYGGRFSLQAALAQSVNTVAVQLAGETGIETIRNTAWNMGITAPLPDGPSVALGTAEMSLMELTTAYTAFLNEGKPVEPIFITKIYTDEGELIYEAGDENVESNQIHLPVSGGLEIETPFSSTSSDRITDETAATMVTMLEKTVNEGTGVPLRSQFQISHALGGKTGTTQNFTDGWFIGFTPDMVFGTRVGGWNHRVRFREYPAYASQTALPIAGTFLQNMTQTDDLPAVPNAFRPNQIDTPYSLACTDTRNDKFTDRIRDFFTGKSSDEPRVIGETDDDDKKGNIFKRIGRKLGITKDDEN from the coding sequence TTGAAATCAAACAGTTACGCATCCTTTCCACTTTGGAAAAAAGTACTCTCGGCAGCTGTATTAGCACCTGTAGTCATCTTTTTATTCATTTTTCTGCTGACACTCTCCGGTGTTTTCGGTCCGGTACCGGGTACAAAGGAACTCAGCCAACTCGATCTTGACAATGCCACCGTTTTGATCTCGTCCGATGGCGTTCAGATGGGTAGTTTCCGGGATCAAAACCGTGTATACGTTCCACTGGATGAGATCAGTCCGAACATGGTGGATGCCCTCCTGGCCATTGAAGATATTCGGTTCAGATCACACAACGGCGTGGATTATCGCGCGCTTGCCCGTGTATTCGTCAAAACCATTTTAATGGGACAAAATACCGGCGGAGGAAGCACGCTGACTCAGCAGCTGGCAAAAAATCTCTATCCGCGGGAAGGCAACGGTGGATTGATGCTCGTCACTGATAAACTGCGGGAGATGATCATCGCTAACCGAATTGAATCGGTCTACTCCAAAGATGAAATTCTGGAACTCTATCTTAACAATGTCTCTTTTGGTGAGGACACCTTCGGAATTGAGATGGCCTCCTATCGATTTTTTAGTAAGTCATCGGCTGACCTGAACCTGAATGAAGCTGCAACCTTAGCCGGTGTTCTAAAGGCTACCACTTACTACAATCCGCACAGAAATCCAGACCGGGCCCAAACCAGAAGGAACCTGGTTCTCCTTCAGATGGAAAAATACGGATTGATTGAGTCCGATCAGGTATCAGAATGGATCAACAGAGAACTACCGGTTGACTACGACCGATCGGCAGGCATTCAGAATATCGCTCCCTATTTCAAAGTTCAGATTCAAAAAGAGCTGGAATCCATTCTGGACACTCTGGGTACAAAACAGGAGCTTGGCAATGATCTGTCGAATAACGGTTTAACGGTGCACACATCCCTCGATACCCGAATCCAACGGGCTGCTGAAGTAGCTGTGAAAAATCAGATGAAACAACTGCAGGCGATCTTTGACAGAGAAATTGATAACCGACCCATTTTTGGGGAAGAGGATCCGGAAGTGCTGCAGGTTTGGCGCCGGAGCGAGTCGTATCAGCGACTACAAGCAGAGGGTATTTCAGAAGAGGAGATTGAGCAGATCCTTCATGAGCCTGTGCCATCACTCCTCTACAGCTGGGACGGTTATCGAAAAACGGAAATCTCCCCATATGATGAAATCCGTTATTACCTCTCCTTTTTAAACGCCGGTTTTTACGCCATTCACCCCGAAAACGGTCACGTGTTGGCCTGGGTTGGTGGAATTGATTATCGACATTTTCCATACGACCAGGTGCTGGCATCTCGTCAGCCGGGTTCCGCGTTTAAACCCATTCTCTATGCGGCTGCCATTGAGTCGGGCAGAACTCCGTGCGACTACCAAAGAAATATGTTGGCTCAGTATGCCGAGTATGATGACTGGACTCCCCGGAACAACGATCAGGAATATGGTGGGCGATTCTCCTTGCAGGCGGCATTGGCACAATCGGTCAACACAGTAGCCGTCCAGCTTGCCGGTGAAACCGGTATAGAAACGATTCGAAACACAGCCTGGAATATGGGTATAACCGCGCCTCTCCCCGACGGACCGTCTGTAGCTTTGGGTACTGCAGAAATGTCCCTGATGGAGTTGACAACGGCATACACTGCATTTTTGAACGAAGGCAAACCTGTAGAACCGATTTTCATCACCAAAATCTATACTGATGAGGGAGAACTTATCTACGAAGCCGGGGATGAAAATGTTGAATCCAATCAGATTCATCTACCTGTATCCGGCGGACTAGAAATTGAAACCCCGTTCTCTTCTACATCTTCGGACAGAATCACAGACGAGACCGCGGCCACAATGGTCACGATGCTCGAAAAAACCGTTAATGAAGGAACCGGTGTACCTCTGCGATCACAATTTCAAATCAGTCATGCATTGGGTGGAAAAACAGGAACCACTCAGAATTTCACTGACGGCTGGTTTATCGGGTTTACCCCAGATATGGTATTTGGAACCCGTGTGGGCGGGTGGAATCATCGTGTAAGATTTCGCGAGTATCCTGCCTATGCTTCTCAGACCGCACTGCCCATTGCCGGAACCTTTTTGCAAAACATGACACAGACCGATGATCTGCCTGCCGTGCCGAACGCCTTTCGCCCTAACCAGATCGACACGCCCTACTCACTGGCATGCACCGACACACGAAATGACAAGTTCACCGATAGAATCCGGGATTTTTTCACCGGAAAAAGCAGTGATGAGCCCCGCGTTATTGGTGAAACCGACGATGATGATAAAAAAGGGAATATTTTTAAAAGGATTGGGAGAAAGTTGGGAATCACCAAAGATGATGAGAATTAA
- a CDS encoding ABC transporter permease, whose product MEIIQLSWLQLSIAFISLLIPAAILGYYRTGLNSKMVIATIRMTLQLIFVGYYLEYLFELDNAWINLAWIMVMVIVADFATIDRSELSRKKELLIPVFAATFFGIVLINFFFLELVIQLPSLLEAQYAIPITGMVLGNCLRSNVIGINDFYYSLKDNRERFQFFLSCGASRSEALYPFFQTALKKSANPTLASMATIGLVSLPGMMTGQILSGSSPMTAIQYQIMIMLAIFSGTILSVYLAIKLSNRAVFFENDMLDESILKN is encoded by the coding sequence ATGGAAATCATTCAACTCAGCTGGCTCCAACTCTCCATCGCATTCATTAGTCTGCTCATTCCGGCTGCCATCCTGGGCTACTACAGAACCGGACTCAACAGCAAAATGGTAATTGCCACCATTCGGATGACGTTGCAGCTGATTTTTGTCGGGTACTATCTCGAATACCTTTTTGAACTGGATAATGCCTGGATTAATCTAGCTTGGATCATGGTGATGGTAATTGTTGCCGACTTTGCCACGATCGACCGCAGTGAACTCAGCCGTAAAAAAGAGCTTCTGATTCCGGTATTTGCCGCGACGTTCTTTGGTATTGTGCTCATCAATTTCTTTTTCCTTGAACTGGTAATTCAGCTGCCCTCGCTGCTTGAAGCACAGTACGCCATCCCCATTACCGGAATGGTTCTGGGAAACTGCCTGCGTAGCAATGTGATTGGTATCAACGACTTTTACTACAGCCTGAAGGATAACCGGGAGCGGTTTCAGTTTTTCCTGTCATGCGGAGCAAGCCGAAGTGAAGCGCTCTACCCGTTTTTTCAGACGGCCCTTAAAAAGTCTGCCAATCCAACTCTGGCTTCTATGGCAACGATCGGGCTGGTTTCGCTGCCGGGAATGATGACCGGTCAGATTCTGAGCGGAAGTTCACCGATGACCGCCATTCAGTATCAGATTATGATTATGCTGGCCATCTTCTCCGGTACGATTCTCTCCGTTTATCTGGCCATTAAACTATCTAACCGTGCGGTCTTTTTTGAAAACGATATGCTGGATGAATCGATTCTTAAAAATTAA